From a region of the Gottschalkia purinilytica genome:
- a CDS encoding pyruvate carboxylase translates to MKKFKRILVANRGEIAIRIFRACNELGIRTVAIYSNEDKNSLFRTKADESYLIGENKGPVEAYLNIDEIIKLAVKKGVDAIHPGYGFLSENTEFARKCEEAGIEFIGPTHEMMDKLGDKIKSKIVANSVGVPTIPGIEKPVTTEEEAFKSARHCGYPVILKASAGGGGRGMRIVREEKDLISEFHSARNEAKKAFGIEDVFIEKYIEKPKHIEVQILGDKHGNIVHLFERDCSIQRRHQKVIEFTPALSITEEQRQAMCSDAVKIAKAVNYRNAGTIEFLLDMHGNHYFIEMNPRIQVEHTITEMVTGIDLVQNQILVAQGCRLDSDEIGIKSQDDIKPRGYSIQCRVTTEDPLNNFAPDTGTIDLYRTGSGLGVRLDGGNGFTGSVITPYYDSLLVKMISYGRTFEDAIRKVKRSLRETKIRGVKTNIPFLINVLNHKEFREGKCDTGFISENPELFKFTTKEDIELRVLKYIGEKAVNENKGNIKQFDVPIIPKVQVPENLYGTKQILDEKGPDGLVEWIKNNKRLLLTDTTMRDAHQSLMATRMRTVDMTKIAKSTSVLAKDLFSLEMWGGATFDVAYRFLKESPWDRLEFLRKKIPNILFQMLIRGANGVGYKNYPDNVIREFIKQSSESGIDVFRIFDSLNWLKGMEVAIDEVLKSGKVAEACICYTGDILDDSRDKYTLDYYVKTAKEIEKMGAHILAIKDMSSLLKPHAAFKLVKALKEEIGIPVHFHTHDTSGNGVASILMAAEAGVDIVDTAFNSMSGLTSQPALNSVVAALENTRRSTGLNVDDLQKISDYWSSVRPIYEQFESELKSGTAEIYKYEIPGGQYSNLKPQVESFGLGHRFEDVKEMYKIVNEMFGDIVKVTPSSKVVGDMAIFMVQNDLTPENIYEKAKDMSFPDSVVSYFKGMMGQPIGGFPEELQKLVLKGEEPITCRPGELLEPEDFDKIKEHLKVEHGIEPTTKDALAYALYPKVFEEYVEYIKENGDFSRMGSAVYFHGITEGETCEVEIEEGKILIIKLLEIGRLDKEGNRTLYFEVNDSRRAIKIKDKASNNIGKETALVETADPDNKLHVGASIPGTVTKILVNQGDTVKENQTVAIIEAMKMETNIAASTDGTVEVIRVKEGQYVNVGELLIRLK, encoded by the coding sequence ATGAAAAAATTTAAGAGAATTTTAGTTGCAAATAGAGGGGAAATCGCAATAAGAATATTTAGGGCATGTAATGAATTAGGAATCAGAACAGTTGCTATATATTCAAATGAGGATAAGAATTCTTTGTTTAGAACAAAAGCGGATGAATCATATCTTATAGGAGAAAATAAAGGACCTGTTGAAGCTTATTTAAACATTGATGAAATAATAAAACTTGCTGTTAAAAAGGGTGTTGATGCTATTCATCCAGGATATGGATTCTTATCGGAAAATACTGAGTTTGCAAGAAAATGTGAAGAAGCAGGTATCGAGTTTATAGGGCCTACTCATGAAATGATGGATAAATTAGGGGATAAAATAAAGTCTAAAATAGTTGCAAATAGCGTTGGAGTTCCAACTATACCTGGTATAGAAAAACCTGTTACAACAGAAGAAGAAGCTTTTAAAAGTGCAAGACACTGTGGATATCCTGTTATATTAAAAGCTTCAGCTGGTGGTGGCGGAAGAGGTATGAGAATTGTAAGAGAAGAAAAGGATCTTATATCTGAGTTCCATAGCGCTAGAAATGAAGCTAAGAAGGCTTTTGGTATAGAAGATGTTTTTATAGAGAAATATATAGAAAAACCTAAACACATTGAGGTTCAAATTCTTGGAGATAAACATGGAAACATTGTTCATTTATTTGAAAGAGATTGTTCTATACAAAGAAGACATCAAAAAGTTATAGAGTTTACACCAGCATTATCTATAACAGAAGAACAAAGACAAGCAATGTGTTCAGATGCTGTAAAAATTGCCAAAGCTGTTAACTATAGAAATGCAGGTACAATAGAATTTTTACTAGATATGCATGGTAATCACTATTTCATAGAGATGAATCCAAGAATTCAGGTTGAACATACTATAACAGAAATGGTTACAGGAATAGACCTAGTTCAAAATCAAATACTAGTAGCTCAAGGGTGTAGACTTGACTCTGATGAAATAGGAATAAAATCTCAAGATGATATTAAACCACGTGGATACTCCATTCAGTGTAGAGTAACTACAGAGGATCCTTTAAATAATTTTGCACCTGATACAGGAACGATAGACTTATATAGAACAGGATCAGGACTAGGAGTAAGACTTGATGGAGGTAATGGATTTACAGGATCAGTTATAACGCCTTATTATGATAGTCTTTTAGTTAAGATGATATCCTATGGAAGAACTTTTGAAGATGCAATAAGAAAAGTTAAAAGATCTTTAAGAGAAACAAAAATAAGAGGAGTTAAAACTAACATTCCATTTTTAATAAATGTATTAAATCATAAGGAATTTAGAGAAGGAAAATGTGATACAGGATTTATATCTGAAAATCCAGAGTTATTTAAATTCACTACAAAAGAAGATATAGAACTTAGAGTTTTAAAATATATAGGTGAAAAAGCTGTAAATGAAAATAAAGGAAATATTAAACAGTTTGATGTTCCTATAATTCCTAAAGTACAGGTTCCTGAGAATTTATACGGAACAAAACAAATCTTAGATGAAAAAGGTCCAGATGGATTAGTAGAATGGATTAAAAATAATAAGAGACTTTTACTAACAGATACTACAATGAGAGATGCTCATCAATCGTTAATGGCAACTAGAATGAGAACTGTAGATATGACTAAAATCGCGAAGTCTACATCTGTCTTAGCCAAAGATTTATTTTCATTAGAGATGTGGGGAGGAGCTACATTTGATGTTGCTTATAGATTCTTAAAAGAATCACCTTGGGATAGATTAGAGTTTCTTAGAAAGAAAATACCTAATATATTATTCCAAATGCTTATCAGAGGTGCTAATGGAGTAGGATATAAAAACTATCCAGATAATGTTATAAGAGAATTTATAAAACAATCATCTGAAAGTGGTATAGATGTATTTAGAATATTTGACTCATTGAACTGGTTAAAGGGTATGGAAGTAGCTATAGATGAAGTACTAAAGTCAGGAAAAGTTGCAGAAGCATGTATTTGTTATACAGGAGATATACTAGATGATAGTAGAGATAAGTATACTCTAGATTACTACGTAAAGACTGCAAAAGAAATTGAAAAAATGGGCGCGCATATACTTGCTATAAAAGATATGTCATCATTATTGAAACCACATGCAGCATTTAAATTAGTTAAAGCTTTAAAAGAAGAAATAGGAATACCTGTTCATTTCCATACTCATGATACTAGTGGAAATGGGGTTGCATCTATATTAATGGCTGCAGAAGCTGGAGTAGATATAGTAGATACTGCATTTAATAGTATGTCAGGGTTAACAAGTCAGCCAGCATTAAACTCTGTAGTTGCTGCTTTAGAAAATACAAGAAGAAGTACAGGATTAAATGTAGATGATCTTCAAAAAATATCAGATTATTGGAGTTCTGTAAGACCAATCTATGAGCAATTTGAATCAGAATTGAAATCAGGTACAGCTGAAATATATAAATATGAAATACCTGGTGGACAATATTCGAATCTTAAACCTCAAGTTGAAAGTTTTGGATTAGGCCATAGATTTGAAGATGTTAAGGAAATGTATAAAATAGTAAATGAAATGTTTGGAGATATAGTAAAAGTAACTCCTTCATCTAAAGTTGTAGGGGATATGGCTATATTTATGGTACAAAATGATTTAACTCCAGAAAATATATATGAAAAAGCTAAAGATATGTCTTTCCCTGATTCAGTAGTTTCATACTTTAAAGGTATGATGGGGCAACCTATAGGAGGATTCCCTGAAGAATTACAAAAGCTTGTATTAAAAGGTGAAGAACCTATAACTTGTAGACCTGGTGAACTACTAGAACCAGAAGACTTTGATAAAATTAAGGAACATTTGAAAGTAGAACATGGAATAGAACCAACTACTAAAGATGCTTTAGCATATGCATTATATCCTAAGGTATTTGAAGAATATGTAGAATATATCAAAGAAAACGGAGACTTTAGTAGAATGGGAAGTGCAGTATACTTCCATGGTATAACTGAAGGAGAAACATGTGAGGTAGAGATTGAAGAAGGTAAGATATTAATTATTAAACTTCTTGAAATAGGTAGATTAGATAAAGAAGGAAATAGAACTTTATATTTTGAAGTTAATGACTCAAGAAGGGCAATAAAGATAAAAGATAAAGCTAGTAATAATATAGGTAAGGAAACTGCATTAGTTGAAACAGCTGACCCAGATAATAAACTTCATGTAGGAGCTAGCATTCCAGGTACTGTTACAAAGATATTAGTAAA
- a CDS encoding glutamate-5-semialdehyde dehydrogenase → MSSVVVMGEKAKKVSYSLAKLSTIEKNEALIKASNAILDNKEEIIKANEIDLKEAREKGIKGALLDRLALNEDRINSMAEGLKDIALLDDPIGEVISMKKRANGLVIGQKRVPLGVIGIIYEARPNVTVDGFGLCLKTGNAVILKGGKEAINSNRAIISIIQKAIEECGISKDAVQLIEDTSRESTIELMKLNKYLDVLIPRGGAGLIKSVVENSTVPVIETGAGNCHIYVDNDADIDMAVSIVTNAKTTRPGVCNSAEKLLIHKDIVEKAIKPIYESLKEKNVEVRGDEIVRKLVPEILQATEEDWKEEYLDYIIAVKTVNSIDEAIEHINEYSTKHSEAIITNNYFNSQRFLDEVDSAAVYVNASTRFTDGSEFGFGAEIGISTQKLHARGPMGLKELTSTKYIIYGNGQSRN, encoded by the coding sequence ATGAGCAGTGTAGTTGTTATGGGGGAAAAAGCAAAGAAAGTAAGTTATTCTTTAGCAAAATTATCTACAATTGAAAAAAATGAAGCATTAATAAAAGCTTCTAATGCGATTTTAGATAATAAGGAAGAAATAATTAAAGCAAATGAAATAGACCTAAAAGAAGCTAGAGAAAAAGGAATAAAAGGTGCTTTATTAGACAGACTAGCTTTAAATGAAGATCGTATAAATTCAATGGCCGAAGGGTTGAAGGATATAGCCTTATTAGATGATCCTATAGGAGAAGTAATATCAATGAAAAAGAGAGCTAATGGATTAGTTATAGGACAGAAAAGAGTTCCATTAGGTGTAATTGGTATAATATATGAAGCAAGACCAAATGTAACAGTAGACGGATTTGGGCTTTGTTTAAAAACTGGAAATGCTGTTATATTAAAAGGTGGTAAAGAGGCTATTAATTCAAATAGAGCAATAATAAGCATAATTCAGAAAGCTATAGAAGAATGTGGTATATCTAAAGATGCAGTTCAATTAATAGAAGATACTAGTAGAGAATCAACAATTGAATTAATGAAATTAAATAAATATTTAGACGTTCTTATACCAAGAGGAGGAGCCGGACTTATAAAATCTGTTGTAGAAAATAGTACTGTACCAGTTATTGAGACAGGTGCTGGTAATTGTCATATATACGTTGATAATGATGCAGATATTGATATGGCAGTATCTATTGTAACTAATGCAAAAACAACTAGACCTGGAGTTTGTAATTCAGCAGAGAAACTATTAATTCATAAAGATATAGTTGAAAAAGCTATAAAGCCAATATATGAAAGTTTAAAAGAAAAAAATGTGGAAGTTCGTGGAGATGAAATTGTCAGAAAATTAGTTCCAGAAATATTACAAGCTACTGAAGAAGATTGGAAAGAGGAGTATTTAGATTATATAATAGCTGTAAAAACAGTTAACTCAATAGATGAAGCTATTGAACATATTAATGAGTATAGTACAAAACATTCAGAAGCAATTATAACGAATAATTATTTTAATTCTCAAAGATTTTTAGATGAAGTTGATTCAGCAGCAGTATATGTAAATGCATCTACAAGATTTACAGACGGTTCAGAGTTTGGATTTGGGGCTGAAATAGGTATAAGTACTCAAAAACTTCACGCAAGAGGACCAATGGGTCTAAAAGAATTAACATCCACAAAATATATAATTTATGGTAATGGTCAAAGCAGGAATTAA
- the proB gene encoding glutamate 5-kinase yields MDIRSKIADANKIVIKVGTSTLTHENGKLNLNRIEKLARVLSDLNNQGKQVILVSSGAIAVGVQKLGLQRRSVTLPQKQASASVGQTMLMKIYQKFFEEYNQVVSQILITKDVMDYKDRKENAQNTFNTLLEMGIIPIVNENDTISTFEIQFGDNDTLSAMVAALVQADLLILLSDIDGLFTSDPRMDSSAEIISLVKEIDSEIDSIASGSGSELGTGGMITKISAARIGYTYGIDTIIANGEDPKIIYKILKGEKIGTLFLAPNNL; encoded by the coding sequence ATGGATATTAGAAGTAAGATTGCAGACGCAAATAAAATAGTAATTAAAGTTGGTACTTCCACATTAACTCATGAAAATGGAAAACTAAATTTAAATAGAATCGAGAAGCTTGCAAGGGTATTATCAGATTTAAATAATCAAGGAAAACAAGTTATTTTAGTTTCATCTGGAGCTATTGCAGTCGGAGTACAGAAATTAGGACTTCAAAGACGATCAGTGACTCTGCCTCAAAAACAAGCGTCTGCATCTGTTGGTCAGACAATGTTAATGAAAATATATCAAAAATTCTTTGAAGAGTATAATCAAGTTGTTTCTCAGATTCTTATTACAAAAGATGTAATGGATTATAAGGATAGAAAAGAAAATGCTCAAAACACATTTAATACACTTTTAGAAATGGGAATAATACCTATTGTAAACGAAAATGATACAATATCTACATTTGAAATCCAATTTGGAGATAATGATACTTTATCAGCTATGGTAGCAGCTTTAGTACAAGCAGATCTTTTAATATTACTTTCTGATATAGATGGATTATTTACATCAGATCCTAGAATGGACTCTTCTGCTGAAATTATTTCTCTTGTAAAAGAAATTGACTCTGAAATAGATAGTATAGCATCAGGAAGTGGATCGGAATTAGGGACAGGTGGAATGATTACTAAGATATCAGCTGCTAGAATAGGATATACATATGGAATAGATACTATAATAGCAAATGGTGAAGATCCTAAAATTATATATAAGATTCTAAAAGGTGAAAAAATAGGAACTTTATTTTTAGCTCCTAATAATTTATAA
- a CDS encoding aconitate hydratase encodes MKLTVAQKIIKNHLVTGELIKGTEIGLRIDQTLTQDSTGTMAYLQFEAMDVDRVKTKRSVAYIDHNMLQAGPENADDHLYIQTVAKKHGIYFSKPGNGICHQVHLERFGVPGQTLVGSDSHTPTGGGIGMLAIGAGGLDVAVAMAGGEYYITMPSIVKVELKGKLKPGVSAKDIILEVLRRCTVKGGVNKIFEYCGEGIKYLTVPDRATITNMGAELGATTSIFPSDEVTHEFLKAQGREEDFTEIKADEDAVYDEEIIINLDELEALVACPHSPDNVVPVSEVKGRKVNQIAIGSCTNSSYMDMMKVAEILDGKTVSEHVSLVISPGSKQVLNMLAENGALAKLVSAGARILECGCGPCIGMGQAPSTDAVSLRTFNRNFKGRSGTVSADVYLVSPEVAAVSAITGYIEDPSEHITSFDIAMPQKFLINDNLVVNPDEPNNDIEVVRGPNIKPFPKGDSLGDKVNGKVLIKVEDNITTDHIMPSNAKLLPFRSNIPYLSDYCLAPCDPEFPKRAKELGGGIIVGGSNYGQGSSREHAALVPLYLGIKAVIAKSFARIHRQNLINNGIIPLVFENENDYDDIDVLDELVIENATDQIKTDKVVVKNINKNKEYNLVLDITDRQRNMLEAGGLLNMIKLSAK; translated from the coding sequence ATGAAACTTACAGTAGCACAAAAGATTATAAAAAATCATTTAGTGACTGGTGAACTTATAAAAGGGACAGAAATAGGCTTAAGAATAGACCAAACATTGACTCAAGATTCAACAGGAACAATGGCTTATCTACAATTTGAAGCTATGGACGTAGATAGAGTTAAAACTAAAAGATCAGTTGCTTATATAGATCATAATATGTTACAAGCTGGTCCAGAAAATGCTGATGACCATTTATATATACAAACTGTAGCTAAAAAGCACGGAATTTACTTTTCAAAACCAGGTAATGGAATATGCCATCAAGTGCATTTAGAGCGATTTGGAGTGCCAGGCCAAACATTAGTTGGTTCTGATAGTCATACACCAACTGGTGGTGGAATAGGAATGTTAGCTATAGGAGCTGGTGGATTAGATGTTGCAGTAGCAATGGCTGGTGGAGAATACTATATAACAATGCCTTCTATAGTAAAAGTTGAGTTAAAAGGAAAATTAAAACCAGGAGTATCAGCAAAAGACATAATATTAGAAGTGTTAAGAAGATGTACAGTAAAAGGTGGAGTAAATAAAATATTTGAATACTGTGGAGAAGGAATAAAATATTTAACAGTGCCAGATAGAGCTACAATAACTAACATGGGAGCTGAATTAGGAGCAACTACATCAATATTCCCATCAGATGAAGTTACTCATGAATTCTTAAAAGCTCAAGGTAGAGAGGAAGACTTCACAGAAATAAAAGCTGATGAAGATGCAGTATATGATGAAGAGATAATTATTAATCTTGATGAATTAGAGGCATTAGTTGCTTGTCCTCATAGTCCTGATAACGTAGTGCCAGTGTCTGAAGTTAAAGGAAGAAAAGTAAATCAAATTGCTATAGGAAGTTGTACTAACTCATCATATATGGATATGATGAAAGTTGCAGAAATACTAGATGGAAAAACAGTATCAGAACATGTTTCATTAGTAATCTCTCCAGGATCAAAACAAGTATTAAATATGCTTGCAGAAAACGGAGCTTTAGCTAAATTAGTTTCAGCTGGTGCAAGAATATTAGAATGCGGTTGTGGTCCATGTATAGGTATGGGTCAGGCACCAAGTACAGATGCTGTTTCATTAAGAACATTTAACAGAAACTTCAAAGGAAGATCAGGGACTGTTTCAGCAGATGTTTACCTTGTAAGTCCTGAAGTTGCGGCGGTTTCAGCTATAACAGGATATATAGAAGATCCAAGTGAGCATATAACAAGCTTTGATATAGCAATGCCACAAAAGTTCTTAATTAATGATAATTTAGTTGTTAATCCTGATGAACCTAATAACGATATTGAAGTAGTAAGAGGACCAAATATAAAACCATTCCCTAAAGGAGATTCTTTGGGAGATAAAGTAAATGGAAAAGTTTTAATAAAAGTTGAAGACAATATAACTACTGATCATATAATGCCATCAAATGCTAAACTGTTACCATTTAGATCAAATATACCTTATTTATCAGACTATTGTTTAGCACCTTGTGATCCAGAGTTTCCAAAGAGAGCTAAAGAGCTTGGCGGCGGAATAATAGTAGGTGGGTCTAACTATGGTCAAGGATCAAGTCGTGAACATGCTGCGTTAGTACCATTATATTTAGGTATAAAAGCAGTAATAGCGAAATCATTTGCTAGAATACACAGACAAAACTTAATTAATAATGGTATTATACCTTTAGTATTTGAAAATGAGAATGACTATGATGATATAGATGTTTTAGATGAATTAGTAATTGAAAATGCTACAGATCAAATAAAAACTGATAAAGTAGTTGTTAAGAATATAAATAAAAATAAAGAATATAATTTAGTTTTAGATATTACTGATAGACAGAGAAATATGTTAGAAGCTGGTGGACTTCTAAATATGATAAAATTAAGTGCTAAATAA
- a CDS encoding 2-isopropylmalate synthase: MKDNGLGMTQPNLFKETFPYSEIPKTVFNNVLVPMDLPEKIWITDTTFRDGQQSMSSFTVDQIATIYDYLHKLDNGSGIIRQTEFFLYTEKDRKAVEECMKRGYEFPQITSWIRAKKEDLQLVKEMGIKETGMLMSCSDYHIFDKLKMNREQAMNAYLSIAENALENGIIPRCHLEDITRADFFGFVVPFVQKLMELSEKSGLQVKIRACDTLGLGVPYNGVELPRSVPAIIHGLRKYAGVPSDSIEWHGHNDFYSVVTNSATSWLYGSASVNTTLFGIGERTGNCPLEAMVVEYGQLKGSTKDMDLTIITEIADYFKKELDYEVPQRTPFVGSEFNVTRAGIHADGLLKNEEIYNAFDTSKILNRPALVAVNEYSGVAGIAAWINGYFKLKGSNKLNKKDSRILPIKKWVDEQYENGRTTVIRNDELESITLKYITNLLEEKDDEQAVI, translated from the coding sequence ATGAAAGATAACGGACTTGGTATGACACAACCAAACTTATTTAAAGAAACATTTCCTTATTCAGAGATTCCAAAAACAGTTTTTAATAATGTATTAGTGCCTATGGATTTACCTGAAAAAATATGGATTACTGACACTACTTTCAGAGATGGTCAGCAATCAATGTCTTCATTTACAGTTGATCAAATAGCTACTATATACGACTATCTTCATAAGCTTGATAATGGGTCAGGAATAATAAGACAAACGGAATTTTTCTTATATACAGAAAAGGATAGAAAAGCTGTTGAAGAATGTATGAAGAGAGGATACGAATTTCCGCAAATAACATCTTGGATAAGAGCTAAAAAAGAGGATTTACAATTAGTAAAAGAAATGGGTATTAAAGAAACAGGAATGCTAATGTCTTGTTCAGATTATCATATTTTTGATAAATTAAAGATGAATAGAGAACAAGCGATGAATGCATATTTGTCAATAGCTGAGAATGCTTTAGAAAATGGAATAATACCTAGATGCCATCTTGAAGATATAACAAGAGCAGATTTCTTTGGATTTGTAGTTCCTTTTGTTCAAAAACTTATGGAATTATCAGAAAAATCAGGACTTCAAGTTAAGATTAGAGCATGTGATACTTTAGGACTAGGAGTTCCTTATAATGGGGTAGAACTACCTAGAAGTGTACCTGCTATTATTCATGGCCTTAGAAAATATGCAGGAGTACCTTCAGACTCTATAGAGTGGCATGGACACAATGATTTTTATTCAGTAGTTACTAATTCAGCGACTTCATGGTTATATGGATCAGCTTCTGTTAATACTACTTTGTTTGGTATTGGAGAAAGAACAGGAAACTGTCCATTAGAAGCCATGGTAGTTGAGTATGGCCAATTAAAAGGTAGTACTAAGGATATGGATCTTACTATAATAACTGAAATAGCAGACTATTTCAAAAAAGAACTTGATTACGAAGTACCACAACGTACACCTTTTGTTGGAAGTGAATTTAATGTGACAAGAGCAGGTATACATGCAGATGGATTATTAAAAAACGAAGAAATCTATAATGCATTTGATACATCCAAGATACTAAATAGACCAGCCTTAGTAGCAGTTAATGAATATTCAGGTGTAGCTGGGATTGCAGCATGGATAAATGGATATTTCAAACTTAAAGGTTCAAACAAATTAAATAAAAAAGATAGTAGAATACTTCCTATAAAGAAATGGGTTGATGAGCAATATGAAAATGGAAGAACTACTGTAATAAGAAATGATGAGTTAGAAAGTATCACATTAAAATATATTACAAACTTATTAGAAGAAAAAGATGATGAACAAGCTGTAATATAG
- a CDS encoding M20 metallopeptidase family protein, with amino-acid sequence MFELIDSIKNEVVDMRKYLHQIPELGFQEVKTSKYIKERLESLGFELEVVAGTGIVAFKKGTSSEKAIAFRSDIDGLRVKEETGLPFASKEENHMHACGHDGHMSILLGFATFIASLPSIKRDIVLIFQPAEEGPGGAEVIVKEGILKKYNVESIFGLHILPDIEEGKIGINYGPIMAQCGEIEILIEGKGGHGAMPHTSIDTIYVTSQLISSYQSIVSRNIEPIEGAVLTIGKINGGEAKNVIAEEVKIEGTIRAYRPEVYNTIKSRIQEINSGIEKMFGVKITTNVIDMYPAVNNDYDLFNIMKEALDEDEIHILKPMMIAEDFSYYQQEIPGFFFMLGSRNEKLNYIYPLHHCKFNFSDEVLGHGVKTYIKIANKLGII; translated from the coding sequence ATGTTTGAATTGATAGATAGTATAAAGAACGAAGTTGTAGATATGAGAAAGTATCTTCATCAAATACCTGAGTTGGGATTTCAAGAAGTTAAAACTTCAAAATATATAAAAGAAAGATTAGAATCTTTAGGATTTGAATTAGAGGTAGTTGCAGGTACAGGTATAGTTGCATTTAAAAAGGGTACTTCTAGTGAAAAAGCTATAGCTTTTAGATCTGATATAGATGGACTTAGAGTAAAAGAGGAGACAGGATTGCCATTTGCCTCTAAAGAAGAAAATCATATGCATGCTTGTGGTCATGATGGGCATATGTCTATACTACTAGGATTTGCTACTTTTATAGCTAGTCTTCCAAGTATAAAAAGAGATATAGTGTTAATATTTCAGCCAGCGGAAGAGGGACCAGGAGGAGCAGAAGTAATAGTTAAAGAAGGTATATTGAAAAAGTATAATGTGGAATCTATATTTGGACTTCATATATTACCAGATATTGAAGAGGGAAAAATAGGAATTAACTATGGTCCTATAATGGCTCAGTGTGGTGAAATAGAAATATTAATTGAAGGAAAAGGTGGACACGGGGCTATGCCTCATACTAGTATAGATACTATATATGTTACAAGCCAACTTATAAGTTCTTACCAGAGTATAGTAAGTAGAAATATAGAACCTATAGAAGGAGCAGTTTTAACTATAGGTAAGATAAATGGTGGGGAAGCAAAAAATGTGATAGCAGAAGAAGTTAAAATAGAAGGAACTATAAGAGCTTATAGACCAGAAGTATATAATACTATAAAGTCTAGAATACAAGAAATAAATAGTGGAATTGAAAAAATGTTTGGAGTGAAAATAACTACTAATGTAATTGATATGTATCCTGCAGTGAATAATGATTATGATTTATTTAATATAATGAAGGAAGCTTTGGATGAGGATGAAATTCATATATTAAAACCTATGATGATAGCTGAAGACTTTTCTTACTATCAACAAGAAATACCTGGCTTTTTCTTTATGTTAGGATCAAGAAATGAAAAATTAAACTATATATATCCTCTTCATCATTGTAAGTTTAACTTTAGTGACGAAGTGCTAGGTCATGGTGTAAAAACATATATAAAAATTGCTAATAAATTAGGAATTATATAG